The following proteins are encoded in a genomic region of Micropterus dolomieu isolate WLL.071019.BEF.003 ecotype Adirondacks linkage group LG04, ASM2129224v1, whole genome shotgun sequence:
- the LOC123969716 gene encoding erythroblast NAD(P)(+)--arginine ADP-ribosyltransferase-like, with protein MTIRYNLILQDVSQDMPWSKSTPLSMVEDSVDDMYFGCNEEAAQKVKKAYFEKERNMAPFGEAWKKEKNCSEENLKKREKEDKALTKDHMQAICVYTRVQGVYKEFNVAVRTQRSKYNSSSFQFHSLHFLLTSAIQILNRNFHCHTTYRRTRDKFSGKVNQIIRFGSFTSSSYRTDLKQFGYITCFKIKTCLGAFLKNYSSIPEEKEVLIPPYEMFKITKTIKGKSKIQGLDDCKIVYVVESAGCKSNLNCKAAYP; from the coding sequence ATCCGTTACAACTTAATACTACAAGATGTCAGCCAGGACATGCCATGGAGCAAGTCCACTCCGTTGAGCATGGTTGAAGATTCAGTTGATGACATGTACTTTGGCTGCAATGAAGAAGCTGCACAAAAAGTCAAGAAAGCATACTTTGAGAAAGAAAGGAACATGGCACCATTTGGAGAAGCctggaagaaggaaaaaaattgCAGCGAAGAGAAcctaaaaaagagagagaaagaggataAGGCTCTAACCAAAGATCACATGCAAGCAATCTGTGTTTACACACGTGTACAAGGAGTGTACAAGGAGTTTAATGTTGCAGTCCGGACACAAAGGAGCAAATATAATAGCTCCTCATTCCAATTCCACTCTTTACATTTCCTGCTGACATCTGCCATACAGATCTTGAACAGAAATTTCCACTGTCACACTACTTACAGAAGAACCAGAGATAAGTTCTCTGGCAAAGTCAACCAAATAATTCGGTTTGGGTCCTTTACCTCTAGCTCTTACAGAACAGACTTAAAACAGTTCGGTTACATTACCTGCTTTAAAATTAAGACCTGTTTAGGTGCTTTTTTGAAAAACTATTCATCTATTCCTGAAGAGAAAGAAGTGCTCATCCCCCCCTATGAGATGTTCAAGATAACTAAGACAATTAAAGGTAAGAGTAAAATTCAAGGTCTGGATGACTGTAAAATTGTCTATGTAGTGGAAAGTGCAGGATGTAAGAGCAATCTGAACTGCAAGGCTGCGTACCCATGA